The Fulvivirga ligni genome window below encodes:
- a CDS encoding cupin domain-containing protein gives MKCKTRIKELLISIIVLLSLLSCGEPDAQKERAKSIFPKGEKITSDHFTGEVWLHMFVRDDSTLNAAVGNVTFEAGARTKWHLHRGGQILIITDGVGWYQEKGSARREVHEGEVITCLPNLEHWHGASSEQSMSHMAMSINTERGEVVWGKEVSEEEYMAD, from the coding sequence ATGAAATGTAAAACACGCATTAAAGAGTTATTGATCAGCATAATAGTTCTTTTGAGTCTCCTGTCCTGTGGAGAACCGGATGCTCAAAAGGAGCGGGCTAAGAGTATATTTCCTAAAGGTGAAAAAATCACAAGCGACCATTTCACTGGAGAGGTATGGTTACATATGTTTGTTAGAGATGACAGTACATTAAATGCAGCTGTTGGTAATGTTACCTTCGAGGCTGGAGCACGTACCAAGTGGCATTTGCATCGCGGTGGGCAGATTTTGATTATAACAGATGGCGTGGGCTGGTATCAGGAGAAGGGTTCCGCCAGGCGTGAGGTTCATGAAGGAGAAGTAATTACCTGTTTGCCAAACCTAGAGCATTGGCATGGAGCATCTAGTGAGCAATCTATGTCTCACATGGCCATGAGTATCAACACCGAGCGGGGAGAGGTGGTATGGGGTAAAGAGGTGTCTGAAGAAGAGTATATGGCTGATTGA
- a CDS encoding molybdopterin cofactor-binding domain-containing protein, with product MTVLKTKIGRRSFLKTSAAAGGGLMISFSWLASCTSATTESEVLTMPEEWFELNAYLKIAENGLVTIFCPNPEFGQNVMTSMPMIVAEELDIDWKNVMVEMAEFNTALYNRQFTGGSQGIRMAWNPLRMAGATAKHMLKEAAAQKWKVPSNEITTELGQLSHKPSGKSESYGQLAMAASKLTPPEKVELKDNSNFKIIGSSRKNVEGKKIVTGSEMFSLDIKKEGMLIAMIVHPPAFGMKLKAFDPESIKAMPGIVDAFSFKTYNDDYACNFFDTDTFPELVAIVGYSTWQVMKAKRDIQVEWEEFEEQSYFMNGRDEKIKINVPPGLENSQEHMAAMLQKSSKPAALLRKDGDPEKIFKEASKVIEKTYSAPFLAHNMMEPINCVADVTATKAVITAPTQAPGFIEGAIADRLGMTMEQVDIVMTRMGGGFGRRAYCHYMVEAAVISQKVAKPIKLIYTREDDMTFGIYRPAYMATYRAALDEDNNLIAYHVKAGGIPESPLGRGAANRFPAGAVDHYLAEEWSIESNITIGAFRAPRSNFLGGVEQSFLDEVAELAGKDPIQFRLDLLKKAKANPVGEQNDYDADRYAGVLELVRDKSGWKNADTDLHRGVAAYFCHNSYAAHVVDMKMDNGTPRVEKVTSAIDCGVVINPDAAANMVEGAVVDGIGNAFFGEMTFTNGVPDKSNFGDYQMIRMNDSPKEIDVHFVNNNIDPTGLGEPPFPPIFGALANALYQATNRRHYNQPFLGKDWVNLDR from the coding sequence ATGACTGTACTAAAAACCAAAATAGGAAGACGTTCATTCCTGAAAACCTCCGCTGCAGCTGGAGGCGGATTGATGATTAGTTTTAGCTGGCTGGCTAGTTGCACCAGTGCTACTACGGAGTCGGAGGTACTTACCATGCCAGAAGAATGGTTTGAGCTCAACGCTTATCTAAAAATAGCAGAGAACGGCCTTGTAACCATTTTCTGTCCTAATCCTGAGTTTGGTCAAAATGTAATGACCTCTATGCCCATGATTGTGGCTGAAGAACTGGATATAGATTGGAAAAATGTGATGGTGGAGATGGCGGAATTTAATACAGCATTATACAACCGTCAGTTTACCGGAGGCAGTCAGGGGATACGCATGGCATGGAATCCATTAAGGATGGCTGGAGCTACTGCTAAGCACATGCTTAAGGAAGCTGCTGCACAAAAATGGAAAGTGCCATCAAATGAAATTACTACAGAACTTGGGCAGCTATCACATAAACCATCAGGGAAGTCCGAGAGCTATGGACAGCTTGCCATGGCGGCTTCAAAGCTCACACCGCCTGAAAAGGTAGAATTAAAAGACAATAGCAACTTTAAGATCATCGGTAGTTCCAGGAAAAATGTTGAAGGCAAAAAAATAGTGACCGGCTCAGAAATGTTTAGTCTTGATATCAAGAAGGAGGGAATGCTCATAGCTATGATTGTTCATCCACCGGCTTTTGGTATGAAGCTCAAGGCATTTGATCCCGAAAGCATTAAAGCTATGCCGGGCATTGTAGATGCATTTTCTTTCAAAACATATAATGATGATTATGCCTGTAATTTCTTTGATACCGATACTTTTCCTGAATTAGTGGCCATTGTAGGGTATAGCACCTGGCAGGTCATGAAGGCTAAGAGAGATATTCAGGTGGAGTGGGAGGAATTTGAAGAGCAGTCTTATTTCATGAATGGCAGAGATGAGAAAATCAAAATAAATGTACCCCCCGGTCTTGAAAATAGTCAGGAACATATGGCAGCCATGCTGCAAAAGTCTTCGAAGCCAGCTGCTTTGCTACGTAAAGATGGTGATCCTGAGAAGATTTTTAAGGAAGCATCTAAGGTGATAGAAAAGACCTATTCGGCACCATTTCTTGCTCATAATATGATGGAGCCTATAAATTGCGTGGCTGATGTAACTGCTACGAAAGCAGTAATTACGGCCCCTACTCAGGCCCCAGGGTTTATTGAAGGGGCCATTGCAGATCGGTTGGGAATGACTATGGAGCAGGTAGATATTGTAATGACTCGCATGGGTGGAGGTTTTGGCCGCAGGGCTTACTGCCATTACATGGTAGAGGCAGCAGTTATTTCTCAAAAAGTAGCGAAACCTATAAAGTTGATTTATACCAGGGAAGATGACATGACCTTCGGAATTTATCGCCCAGCCTATATGGCAACTTACCGGGCAGCGTTGGATGAAGATAATAATCTCATAGCCTATCATGTAAAAGCTGGTGGTATTCCTGAAAGCCCCCTTGGAAGAGGTGCTGCTAATCGCTTTCCCGCAGGGGCGGTAGATCACTACCTGGCAGAGGAGTGGTCTATTGAATCAAATATTACCATTGGAGCATTCAGGGCACCCCGCTCCAACTTTTTGGGCGGAGTAGAACAGTCATTTTTGGATGAAGTAGCGGAATTAGCGGGCAAAGATCCTATTCAGTTCAGACTTGATCTACTGAAAAAGGCAAAAGCTAACCCTGTAGGTGAGCAAAATGATTATGATGCTGATAGATATGCAGGAGTATTAGAACTTGTGAGAGATAAATCAGGTTGGAAAAATGCAGATACTGACCTACATCGAGGGGTGGCCGCATATTTTTGTCATAATAGTTATGCCGCCCATGTAGTGGATATGAAGATGGATAACGGAACTCCTCGTGTAGAGAAGGTCACCAGTGCTATTGATTGTGGGGTAGTTATTAATCCTGATGCAGCCGCTAACATGGTTGAGGGTGCTGTGGTGGATGGCATCGGAAATGCCTTTTTTGGAGAGATGACTTTTACGAATGGAGTGCCCGACAAATCTAATTTTGGTGATTATCAGATGATAAGAATGAATGATTCACCAAAAGAAATTGATGTACATTTTGTGAATAATAACATCGATCCTACAGGCTTGGGAGAGCCACCATTTCCTCCCATATTTGGTGCGCTGGCTAATGCATTGTACCAAGCCACTAACAGAAGGCATTATAATCAACCATTTTTAGGAAAAGACTGGGTTAACCTGGATAGATAA
- a CDS encoding helix-turn-helix domain-containing protein has translation MGDFSVSEIGPYNEEVNVDKPAKQSGSYKVLVLQGAGSIHYADRVMKVPGQVLIFSNPLAPYDECHFERAQNGYSATFNNEFFYEYGSLNKYPVFQPMGNHVFELSKDQLDWVISRFLKMNDEIQGSYEFKYDILKILIQELIHFAMKLKPVQIAHEPGNGADRIMAMFTELLAQQFPLHHAKPRIELRRASDFAERLNIHPNHLNRALKKTTNKTTTQLISERILMEARVLIKQTSWNVAEIAFALGFEEPTHFNNFFKKHMNTSPLLYRRCY, from the coding sequence ATGGGTGATTTCTCTGTTTCTGAAATAGGTCCTTATAATGAGGAGGTCAATGTTGATAAACCTGCTAAGCAAAGTGGATCTTACAAAGTGCTGGTCTTACAGGGCGCGGGAAGCATTCATTATGCCGATAGAGTAATGAAGGTGCCTGGGCAGGTGCTTATTTTTTCTAACCCATTGGCACCTTATGATGAGTGTCATTTTGAGAGGGCTCAAAATGGATATTCTGCTACCTTTAATAATGAATTTTTTTATGAATACGGGAGCCTGAATAAGTACCCTGTTTTTCAACCCATGGGTAATCATGTATTTGAATTGAGTAAAGATCAGTTAGACTGGGTGATAAGCAGGTTTCTTAAAATGAATGATGAGATTCAAGGATCCTACGAGTTTAAGTATGATATATTAAAAATTCTAATTCAGGAGCTAATCCATTTTGCCATGAAGCTCAAGCCTGTTCAGATTGCTCATGAGCCGGGCAACGGAGCAGATAGGATCATGGCTATGTTTACGGAATTGCTTGCCCAGCAGTTTCCATTACATCATGCCAAACCAAGAATAGAGCTGAGGCGGGCTTCTGACTTTGCTGAGAGACTGAACATACATCCTAATCATCTAAATCGTGCTTTGAAGAAAACAACAAATAAGACTACTACACAGCTGATCAGTGAACGAATTTTGATGGAAGCCAGGGTGCTTATAAAGCAAACATCCTGGAACGTAGCCGAAATTGCCTTTGCTTTGGGCTTTGAAGAACCTACCCATTTTAATAACTTTTTCAAAAAGCATATGAATACCTCGCCTTTGTTGTATAGAAGGTGTTATTAA
- a CDS encoding putative quinol monooxygenase, producing the protein MFNLKTVNKFKGIIILLVCCSCGPTKSDQPVNLKDQMVRIAEIEIDSAYFEDYISILKEESEASYRLEDGVICIYPMYIKNEPTAIRLLEIYANREAYESHLKTEHFLKYKTSTQKMVKSLKLIDMEPIDLKEMPHLFVKLNK; encoded by the coding sequence ATGTTTAATTTAAAAACTGTCAATAAATTTAAAGGAATAATAATCCTACTGGTCTGTTGTTCTTGTGGTCCAACCAAGAGCGATCAGCCGGTAAATCTTAAAGATCAAATGGTGAGAATAGCTGAAATAGAAATTGATTCAGCTTATTTTGAGGATTACATTTCCATTCTGAAAGAAGAATCTGAGGCATCCTATCGTCTGGAAGATGGTGTTATCTGTATATACCCCATGTACATCAAAAATGAACCTACGGCTATAAGATTATTAGAAATATATGCTAACAGAGAAGCATATGAGTCGCACTTGAAAACAGAGCATTTTTTAAAATACAAAACTTCTACTCAAAAGATGGTCAAATCATTGAAACTGATAGATATGGAGCCCATTGATCTGAAGGAAATGCCTCACCTCTTTGTTAAATTAAATAAATAA